The following are encoded together in the Zingiber officinale cultivar Zhangliang chromosome 8A, Zo_v1.1, whole genome shotgun sequence genome:
- the LOC122011339 gene encoding uncharacterized protein LOC122011339 — MVEKVACYIKVEEAQAARRKAERPPPSVNKPEKRVPQPPPQSLPRAREARPTFQPGPEVRQAPRVAAVHAPRPGLWNTRFGPTDLEGLELPHDDALIIKAIIANSRVARVFVDTESSVNILFRTTFEEMQIDATELQPVATSLYGFTGNEVKSMGQIKLVISLGTEPLVGEVMGEQKVSRRCYVDMVQVEARKNQRMQDGGVHAVQEEPPTMAEELIPWEEVQLYAERPETLTRIASDLPPSLKEELVQCLIRNQNVFAWSTEELPRVKPEVAEHKLHLLPDSRPVKHKKRNFSADQNKIIRAEVDQLKKAGHVQEVQFPSWLSNVVLVKKPNNK, encoded by the exons atggtggaaaaagtcGCTTGCTATatcaaggtggaagaagcgcaggcgGCCCGGAGGAAAGCCGAGAGACCACCTCCATCTGTCAATAAGCCGGAAAAAAGGGTACCTCAACCACCCCCTCAATCTCTTCCACGCGCTCGAGAAGCCAGGCCTACCTTCCAGCCCGGTCCGGAGGTTAGACAGGCCCCTCGAGTCGCAGCTGTGCACGCTCCCCGACCTGGACTGTGGAACACTCG CTTTGGGCCGACAGACCTGGAAGGTCTGGAGCTACCTCAcgatgatgcccttatcatcaaggCCATTATTGCCAACAGCCGAGTGGCCCGGGTTTTCGTGGATACCGAGAGCTCGGTTAATATTTTGTTCAGAACCACAtttgaggagatgcagatcgatGCCACTGAACTCCAGCCCGTGGCCACCTCTCTATACGGctttacaggcaatgaagtgaagtcaatgggtcagatcaagctggtcATATCTCTTGGCACCGAGCCATTG gtcggggaagttatgGGAGAACAGAAAGTCTCCCGGAGATGCTATGTTGATATGGTCCAGGTAGAAGCTCGTAAGAATCAAAGGATGCAAGATGGTGGAGTTCATGCCGTCCAGGAAGAGCCTCCGACCATGGCTGAAGAACTCATCCCCTGGGAGGAGGTACAACTATATGCTGAACGCCCTGAAACTCTAACTCGCATAGCAAGCGACCTGCCTCCTTCTCTCAAGGAAGAATTAGTCCAATGCTTAATCCGCAACCAGAATGTCTTCGCATGGTCTACAGAGGAGTTACCTAGAGTTAAGCCTGAAGTAGCAGAACACAAGTTACATCTACTACCGGACTCCCGACCGGTCAAACATAAGAAAAGGAACTTCTCGGCCGACCAGAACAAAATAATCAGAGCCGAGGTGGATCAGCTCAAGAAGGCAGGCCACGTCCAAGAGGTGCAGTTCCCATCCTGGCTCTCCAATGTAGTCTTAGTAAAGAAGCCCAACAACAAATAG